Below is a window of Coriobacterium glomerans PW2 DNA.
CGCCGCCATATCGCTCGCCCAGGTTCCCGGAACGTAGTTGCACCAGATGAGAACGAGCGCCGGACGGATGCCGCGATCATGCGCCATCTCGCACATGGTGCGAGCGCGCTCCCACCACGCCGGGTTCGGCGCAGACCAGTCGAATTTCACTCCATCTTCGCTGGCGTACGGGTACACCCCCAGATCCGGCCGGCAGCGATCCCATTGCGGCAGCGTGTTGATCTGCACCGTGTTGAATCCCTGCTCGGCGCGGCGCTCAAGATAGTAGTCCCAATCATCGAGCGCGATGCTCGTGAATGCGCTCCAGCAGGTGTCCGCGGTCCAGAACCACGGCTGGCCATCAAGAAGAAAGCCGTCACCCCGCTTGTTTACGCTCAGCGATCCCAAAGCCATGATCTCTCCTTTTCTCGTGCGACACGCCCGTCGCGAATCGTCATCTGCATACCTGCCAGAGCCGTGCTGCAGCCCTGAGAGCCCGCGGACGCGAAGCGCCTACTCGCTGTCCGCGTCCATCTGCTCCATCTCCTGCTTTGAGAAACCGGTCATATAGACCACGACGGTTGCGACAGCAAACGATATAGCCATGCCGATGACTGCGCAGACGACATTTCTCTGGCCGCCTTGAAGGTAATTCAGCACGACCAAAAGATTCGACGCCCCACCGGCCATATAGTATGTGACACCGAGAATTCCTGAGATCACGGCTCCTACCGCTCCGCCGATGAACATACCCAGCATCGTGCGACGAAAGCGCAGCAGTATGCCGAACAGCGCCGGCTCGGTCACGCCTCCCAGCATCGCGGAGACGACATAGCCCAGGGACAATCCCTTCTCCTCCTTGTTGCGCAACCGCAGAAACGAACCTAGGGCGCAGCCCCAGACCGCCGTCATCGCGCAGTTCGTGGATACGAAGACGAACGGATCGTATCCCACCTGTATGATCTGCACCTGTGCGAGCATGATGACCGGCATGTGCATGCCGGCAACGACGAAAAGCTGCCAGGAGGCACCGAGAACCGCCATGACGACGATGATGCCGACGCCGCCGATCTTTGACAGCGGGAACAAGGAGTTGGCCAAAAGATTGCCGAGCTCGTTGCCGATGGGCGCGACCAAGATGAGCGCGACGGGCACGACGATGATCATGGTGCAAAACGGTGCGAAAATTGTCGACAGGATATCGGGCACGTGACGCTTCATCCACTTCTCGACGAAATAGAGAACGACTACCGACAACACAATGGGGACGACGGTCTGAGAGTAGTTGGCAGCGGTGATAGAGATACCGTAGACGCTGATGTGCTCACTGTTCGCAGCCGCTTGGGTGATGCTCGGAGCGACCAGCAAGCCGCCGGTGAGCATGCCGAGCACCGGACTCGCGCCGATTTTTTTGGCGCACGCGTAACCCAGATAGATCGGCAGGAAGTAGAAGGTCGCCTCATAAAGCGTCGTGTAGAAAAACGTGTAGGTGGCATCGGTATCGGAGATGACATGAAGCATCTGCGGTCCCAGGACCACAGCGAAAGTTCGAAACAGACCCCCTGCCATGACCAAAGGGATGAGCTGGACCATCGAGCCGGAAATGTAATCCAGTACGCGGTTTCCAAATACCTTCAAGGTCAACTTCTCACGCGGAACATCGCGGGACTGCTCCTTGTCGCCAGCTTGGGCGATCCCGGCTGCCGCACAGAACTCTTCGCACACCTTCGGTACGTTCTGACCGATGATGACCTGAAGCTGCGAACCGGAGAACTGGGCTCCGAGTACGCCTTTGATCTTCTTGATGCTGTCGATGACCGCCTTGCTGTCGTCTTTCAGTGTGAGACGCAATCGGGTCATGCAGTTCGAAGCCGATATGATGTTCGCCGCACCTCCAACCTCCGCAAGGACATCCGTTGCGATCTGCCTGTTGTCTGCCATTGATCCTCCCTCGTGAGCTGCAGTTCATTCTCCCCCTGAGCGGCGCTCTTGGCCGACGGCCGCTCGCAGGTGCTTCAATGCTGTCCAGTAAACAAATTGTTTATTGAACGTTTAGATTGATAGGATACCGGATTTGAATAATTGACCGAGGTTTTACCGGTAGACGGTTTTATAAATAAGCTAAACGGTATGTATCTACTGAAGTTACCTGATGATATGCTTTCTAGTTATTAAACATGTTTACTTGTGAGAAGAATCGCGCTGGACTGCCGCTGGGGGGGGGATAGGACAGCTTGAACGATTTGTCACCAGTCGGTGTGTGGGAATAAGCGACTATGCACCAGATCAGATCAGCTGTCCGGGCTCGCAGAACCCTGCTCTCGCTTCTTGTCGTTGCGTCAGGTGATGCACCGGTGATGACGCCGATATCGTGATCGGTCGTTCAGCTGGCGGTGGCAGGTGCGCCACGCCGCCGAGCCCGCCTTTGGCATTGCGCTGCCACCGCGAAATACATGAAGTATCTGTCAACATCTTCAACGTCAGTATCAGATGCGTCCTCGAAAAAGATCCGAAGAAACTCATTGCGAGCGAGAAGAAGCTCCCGCAGGCGATGAGACCTCTGCTCGACAAGACAGCACACGGTAGCATCGATAAGGTCAACCGCCCTGTCGAGCGCGCCGTCGGCGCGCTCGATGTCTGCTGCGCGTCGAGCGCTGATCGCGCGATCAACCTCGATGCCGATGTTTCCCATCTGCTCGAGAAAACTCAGACCCTCCCATCTTCTCTGGTCGATCCTGTAGCTACTCATGTACGACCTCGGAGATGATGGAGAGTATCTCATTTCGCGTCTGCGGATCTTGGACAGATTGTGAGCGGTTCTGCTGCCACGGCCTGATATTGATCAGCGACTTGAACTCGACAAAGCTCTCGGATCTGAATTTATCGGGATACAGGTTGATGCCCCATAGATCATCTTGAGCCGAACCATCCTCCAGTAGAAATTGCTCCTCATCTGCGTGGAGATCCGCATCGAGAACGACGATCCCTCGCCGCGTATCGACGACGGCTTTGACGAAATCGCTGTAGGTTCGCTCGGCTACGGATCTCAGATCTTCAACAGAGATGGATGTGACCTTGTTCATGGTACAAGCCTTCTAATCCAAGGAGGTACACGTTGTTTTGAGAACATGGTAGCGCATAAGAGCATATAGGTGCCTATTAAACATCAGCAAAATCAAATCCAGCAGTCACTGGTCCAGCATAGACCCCAGAGTGGTTTCGTAACGCTCGTTTTACTAAAACATATCCCACCTCGTTCTCATAGCGCGATGCAAACTCATTAAATCCGTCGACAAGCCTGCCACACCAACACAGCGAACAGATCCCGGAGACCAGAAGATCTGCATTCATATCGCATATCTCATTCCGACCTCACTGCAAGAGGAAGTTCGACATAGCTTTGATGCGCACCTGTAAATATGCGTTGGTGCGCGATGATTGCCTCTATTGTCTGCGCGCTCCACGGGCCGGACTTGTTGCTGTGTATCGCATACATGGGAAAATTGCTGGATGAAATCAGCAGCAGTATCGATGAACCCGGCTGCAGCTCCCAAGCGATATCACCAAGCGACAAATCAATTCGAGTTTGCGCACCCGGCTCGTATCTGCACTCGTTGTCGAATACCTGATGGGAAAGCGCGCTTATACCATCCTTAATGTTGATATAAAGATCGTCAGCCGTGTGCTCGCAAAGCCGTACGGCGAACGCCGTATCCTCGCAGTCTGATGAAACCTCCAAATGAACCTTTATCTCGCCAGCGATCATCACCATATCAAAAAAAGCATGGGTTTCGAACCGAACGACATCTGAACGATCTGGATAGGGATCCGTCATGGTAAACCCATGAGGCAGGTCGGTGAACCCGGGGGTGATCCAAGCCAGCAATTCATTACCCCCTGGCCATGTGTTCGGCCAACGAGGATCATAGTCAAATTCCACGCTTCCCATTTCCGAAGATTCTTCCGACAGCTCGCCTCTAGAGCCCAAGTAATACTTCTGATCCATTGCTTTTGCACTGTCGAAATCAACCCAGCGATTTCCGCGCATCAAATAAACAGCCGAATCGAAAATCTCCTCGGTACCACGAACAATATGGTTGAACCAATCAAGGTTGGCGCGTAGATTCATGAATCCAAATCGTTGCGCATCATCATACGTCAACTTGCCTGTTGGGGAGCCGATGTGATCGCCGGGTGTCACAATCAACCGACTTCGAGCCCGCACATCTGGGCGCAACTCACGAAATCCAATGAGACTGCCCTGCAGATGATGGTCCGCCCATCCATCGGTGATGAGTACTGGTACGGTAATCTTTGAGGGAACGTCCCGCAGAGTCTGCCAGATGCCATCCGTCCAGTATGGAGCAGCCATATCAGTCTCTCGCAGATAATCCTGATAGAAGGGCATCTGTTGGCGAACGATTTCGATGTCGCGCTTGTCGGCGGGATATAGACTGATCGCGCGGCGATATTGTTCCGCAGGCGAAAGATCGGACTTCACGCCGGAATTTGCAAAGGCCCACGAGGTATATATATCTTCACGAAAGACTCCGTTGCAATACACCTGATCGAATCGATTGACGCCGTAGACTTCAAGAACCATTGTCTTGACTTTCTCAGGAAGGACGTCGCCGACGATCCATTGCGTGAAAGCGGAATACGAGCGCCCAAACGTGCAGATGGATCGCACCCAATCTTGTGCTTGAAGCCAATTCAGCGAATCGATACCGTCATTTCTCTCATTCTGAAACGGATCCCATAGTCCCTCAGAATCACCGGTCCCTCGACAATCCTGAATGATCATGCAATAACCCTGCTCTACAAAGGGTGTGTAGATCGCTTCACAAATCGACTCATTGGCGGGATAGGGGTTTCGCGTGAAGAGTACGTCGTACGGAGAGCTCGAATCCGGTAAAAAAATGCGCGTGTTGAGTAGAATGCCATCGCGCATTCTCACCTGTGCTGTTCGCAACTTGACTGATTGTGACCGCGCTTTCGGATAAGTTGCTGTGACTTTTTGATACCATGAAATGAGGCCGCTATCCTTGATGGTAAACACTACGGTCCCTCGCTATCGTCTTCGCTGACTGAACATCCAAGGGAGAAGATCCGAGTTTTTGAACGCAAGCTTCCAACTTGCATGTGGATTCGGTCTCACTAGACCAGGCTCGTATATTGTCATGCGGACATGCCTGTTGCCCTGACTCTTGACAGCGGCGACCGAGCTTCGAGTTCCACGAACATCAACAGTCGAATCATCTTCAGCGTGAAACGCCCAGATCGGAATTTCATTGAGCCTACTAGCTTCCCGTTGAGTCGGTTCCATATAGCGACCGCCTCCCGGATCACCAAGAAAGCTCTTTTCATCATTGTAGATGTAGCCACAGCAGGGAACGATTGCAGCGAACATATCCGGATGCCGCTCGGCAAAATGCCACGTTGCAGCACCACCGTTGGAAAGACCGGCAAGATAGATTCGGCTCGTATCGATATTCTCCTCTTCGATCACGGCATCGATGAGACGTATCAAAGCATCTCGAATTTCTGGTCGAAACCATCCGCTTAGCTCAGGAGTCCATGAAACCTGTGGAACCAGGAGAACGGCATCTTCGTGGTTCATGATGTAGTCATGAATCGCCTGAGGAACATCGTTGCCGATCAGCGGCAACCAATCTGCGAGACCGCGCTCTCCCGAGCCGTGCAAAAAGACCACGAGCGGTCGTTTTGTTGCACTTGTACCGGTCGCATATTGATAGCATCCGATGCAGCCATTACCATATTGAAAGGCAAAGCTGGAGAAATCTCTAAAAAATGCCGGCTCGCGAAAACTGATTAAAAAGCTGGACTGCCGGCTTTTCCCGAGTTCGAGAAATGCTTCGATCTCAGGAAGTGCAAAACGATTCACGAAATCATCTTGATCGAAAGAAAATGTCGCCAGACGCGAATCTCTCGCGAAATCGACATGAACGTCACGTCCAGAACAATCGATCGAGGTTATCGGTACCCTCTCGCCTCTCACCTGAAAGTAAACTTGAGAATCGTTGAGGTGAAACTTCTTGTTCAATTTGATGTCTGCGCAAATGACCTGATCTCCGTCTGCGGTGATCTCACGCGTATAGATAATTCTACTCTGCATGTAAAACATCTCCGATTCGCTTACCATGCTGTCTAGAAAACATGATTGAAGCCACCACGCTTAAGCCGGCAAGTATATAGAGAATGACATTCAGCAGAAGTGGCACCGAAAACGAGTTGGTCAGATCATAGAAAATGCCATCGATGCTCACTGCGCTTGCGGCCGATACAGCAGAGAAAACGCCGAGGATTGACAAGATGTTGCTATAGTCCTTCTGACCGAACTGAGTTCGGATGAGGTATGGCATCGCAACGAGCAAGATTCCCTGACCCAATCCTAGAATAAAGCCACTTGCAACCAACGCGAATGCGCTGCGCATGACGAGCAGACCACTCCATCCGATTACTCCAAAGACCGTGAAGATACCGATCACTGCACGGTTATTGCATTTATCCAACAGATATCCGATACAGATTTTTCCCACCGCTGCCCCCAGCATGACCCCAGAAACCACTGCTGCGCCAGTCGTGAGCGGCAAGCCGATGTTCACGATATGCCCTGAGATGTGCTGGACGAATCCTGCAACAAACTGCAGCGAAATCATTGCAAATGCAAGAAGGTAAAACATTGGCGTTCTGACAGCCTCTCCCAACGTGATACCCGTCTTTGAGCATTCGTCAGTCGATCCAACTTCCGGTGTCTCATGTCCGTAAGCCTCCTGACCTTTTCCAGGCTTATCCTTCAATAGGAACATCGTGAGAGGCACTATCGTGATTAAGAGAATACCTCCCTCGACCATCCAGCCTGTGCGCCAGCCAAAGCTAGTAATAACCGAGCTGATAGCCGGATTGAATATGGTTCCCCCGATGGCAGAGACGCTCAGGGCAATTCCCATAACGGTACCAAGTTTCTTTTCAAACCAATTTCCAAGAAGAACCGGGATCGAAAGGCCGATGGCAAACGGCTGGCAAATTCCAATCAGCATGGATACAAAATAGAGTTGTGCTAACGATTTAGCAAATGCAAGGCTAACCAGCCCGGCACCCATGATAACGAAGCAACTTACCACAATGCGCTTGACGCTAATCTTAGTCATGACCTTTCCTGCAAACAGAAGGGTTACGGCACCGGTTATGCTTTGAAATGTGGACATGAGCGCAATTTGGGTCCTGCCAACTTTGAACGCCACGCTCATCGGTTCGTAAAATAAACCGACTGTGTTGATCACGAGGCCAAACCCGACCAGGGAAATCAAACAGCAGATTCCAAAGATCCACCATGCATAACCTGATTTTTCCTTCATAGCCAATTACCTCCCTAGATTCGCCGATGAGCGAAGTCTACAGGAGGCTTATTTTGGGGAATTGTATAATCGAATGGTAATTTTAACTATATAACGCATTTGGGAGCTGCCCTATGCAAGATGCGCTTCGCAATCTTATCTCGGAGTTCCACCGATCGAGCAAACTTCCTATTTTCCTCATCGATTCAACGACTCGAATCGAGGAGTCTTTCCGCTCGCCCGCCACGCCTGAGCCGCCGAAATCGCACCTCTCCCAGCTGACTGAGGTGCCGCCGCGTAAAGCTCGCATCTACACATGGAATGGCAACGAGTACTACAGCGTCATCGGAACTGAAAATGCCGACTTCCCCTACATTGTGTTATGGGTGACCCCGAGAACGCTTGAGGAGACCGGCCATTATGAAGACAGATTCCCCACGATCGGCATGGAACGACTGGCCTCCTACACAAGGATCCTGTTCTTCGCTCTGTTTCGAAGTATGCCGGTGATCGATGTCCCGACCTCGATCACCGATACCGTGTTCTCGTCTCAGGCGCATCCGCGTACCTACTACGATCAGCTCGATCTCCCCGAAATTCGACACAACAGCTTCGCCAAGGAGACGCTGTTGCTCGATGCCGTCGAGCGGGGGGACCTCAAGAGCTTCAACAGACGGCTCTCCGGGTTGCTTCTGAGCGGAACTTACGGCCAGATGGCCACGCGCAACGAGCTGAGAAACAAGAAGAATCTCGCGTTGTCGGCGACGACGCTGATAACGCGGGCCGCCATAAGAGGAGGGCTCAAGCAGGATGCCGCGTTCAAGCTGAGCGATCGATGCTGCCAGCAAATCGAGCACATGGACTCGATAGAAAACGTCAGCACGCTGATTCAAGAGATCGGATCGCTCTTCATCGTTCGCATCCAGGCAGCAGACAAGCATCCGGGATTCGCAACGATCTATCGGATCAAAGACTATGTGGCAAGCCACTTGAACGGGCGGATCCTATTGGACGACATGGCGGCGGCGCTCGGCTATTCAAAGAACTACCTGTGCGCCAGGTTCCGACGCGAGACGGGCATGACGATCATCTACTATGCGAACAAAGAAAAGATACGTGAGGCTAAAAGCCTGTTGACGTTTACGAATCTGCCTATAGCAAAAATCGCGGAGTCGCTCGGACTCACCGATCAGAGCTACCTCACACGCCTGTTCATCCGGTTTGAGAAGACCACGCCGCGTGACTATCGCAAAAGCTACCATGTCTGAGCGAGAGTTTCACGCTCATGCGATCGGCCATCGATCACGCATATGATGTCAACTCAGATCCTCGCCGTTGGTGGCGATAACCCGTTTGTACCACTCGAAGCTCTTCTTGCGCGAGCGCGCAAGCGTGCCTTCACCGTCATCATCGCGATCAACATAGATGAAGCCGTAGCGCTTTGACATCTCGCCCGTGCTGGCAGAGATGAGATCGATCGGAGCCCACGTGGTATATCCCATGAGATCGACGCCATCCTGATCGATCGCGTCTCGCATAGCTTGAATATGCTGGCGCAGGTAATCGATGCGATAATCGTCCAAGATGCTTCCATCCGCCTCGATGCGGTCTTTGGCACCGAGGCCGTTTTCCACGATGAACAGCGGCTTCTGGTAGCGGTCGTACAGATCATTCAGTGTGATGCGAAGACCCAAAGGATCGATCGCCCAGCCCCACTCGCTGCGCTTCAGATAGGGATTTCGCACCTCGCCGAAGAAATCGCCCGGAATGCGCATGGCATCCGAATCGGGACCGGCGGCGCATCGCGAAGCATAGTAGCTGAACGAAACGAAATCAGCGGTGTTCTCAGCTAAGATCTGATGGTCCTCATCGGTCATACCGACATCGATCCCATCGCGCTCCAGACGCTTTACAGCGAACGCTGGATAACTCCCGCGCGCTTGCACGTCCGTGAAGAAATAGTTCGCCTGGCTCTCGACTTGGGCGGCGCGCACGTCTTCTGGGTGGCAGGAGTACGGATAGTAGCTGCCCGCTGCGATCATGCAGCCGACCAGGTTTTTCGAATCCACCTCGTGAGCGATCCGAGTCGCCCATGCGCTCGCGACCAGTTCGTTGTGAATCGAGCGAGCCTCCGCTTCCAGCTTGTTCTCGCTCTCATCGAACACGAGTCCCGCGCCCATGAACGGCAGCTGCAAGATCATATTGATCTCGTTGAATGTCAACCAGTAGCGAACCAGACCTCGATAGCGTTCGAACAGCACGCTCACCAATCGCTTATAGAAGTCGATGAGTTGACGGCTGCGCCAACCGCCGTATTTCCTTATGAGATGAATCGGACAATCGAAGTGGGTGATTGTAACGAGCGGCTCGATACCGTGACGATGGCACTCGACAAACAGCTTCTCATAGAAGGCCAAGCCCTCCTCGTTTGGCTCCTCCTCGTCTCCATTCGGGAATATCCTCGTCCAGGCAATAGAGAGCCGGTAGGTCTTGAAGCCCATCTCACCGAAAAGAGCGATGTCGTGTCGGTATCTATGATACATATCGATCGCAACCTTCGCCGGATAGTGGAAGCCGCTCTCGAAGGAGAGCATCTTGCGCAGGCCCGCTGCGACTCTCAGGCGCTCAGGGCCATGTGGCATCACGTCGACATTGGCCAGCCCGCGTCCTGCCTCATCGTAGCCGCCCTCGCACTGGTTCGCTGCGGTGGCTCCGCCCCAGAGAAAACCTTCAGGAAAGCCCATGTCCGTCGTCCTTTCATGCTGGCATACATCGCAGGTATGCCCGTTCGCCCCCGAACTCATTCATGAAGGATGTCTCTCAGCTCCTGTACCGCTCCGTAGAGGTTCGCGTCGTTTCCCAGCTCCGCTCTGCGGATGACCGGATGGGGAATGTCTCGGATAAAGCCGGTGTAGTGCGCGAGCACCGTCGGGAGCTGTTGATTGAGCGCTTCAACCAAGGCAGGATTCGCGCTGATCCCCCCGCCGATTGCAAATACCTCCGGATCGAGGACGGCCTGCAGGTTGAGTAGGTTGGAGTCGAACATCCGGGCGTAGCGCTCAAGACCGCGACGTGCGGCTTCATCGCCGGCATCAATCCACTCGAACAGCTTCCTGCCGTCCACGCCTGCGGAACCAGCGATACCCTTTTCCTCGAGGATCGCCGCGCGCAGGGCCAACCAGCCGCCGGTGAAGCCGAAGACGTGCTCGACCGCCACGCAGTCCTCGGTGTTGTTGCTCATGAAGCTGAATTCCCCGGCGAAACCGTGCGCGCCGCGCACGACATGGCCACCGATGACGATTCCGCCGCCGATCCCGGTACCCACCGTGAGCACGGCACCGACGCGAGTCGCTCTGAGCGCCCCGCGCTTGTACTCGCCGAGCGCGCAGCACTTGCCGTCGTTGCTGACGCAGACCGGGACCCCCAGCTGCTCGCGAAGGGCCCGACCGAGTGGGAATCCATCCATATAGGCCAAGGCCCCACCCCGGTGAACGATGCCGTCGAGATCGTTCTCGTAAAAGCCACCGGGTGCGCTGACGCCGACCCCTGCGATGTCATCTTGGTATGGTCGGCCTATCGTGGCGAGCGCCGCGATGAGGTCGGTGGGAGATTCGAAATCGGTTGGAACCGAACCGCGGTCCGCTATCGCGAAGTCGTCGTCGAGGACGCACCACTTGATACTGGTGCCTCCGATATCGATTCCAAGATAGCGCTTCATCGCGACCGCTCCCATGATTGCTGCACCTGCGCCCTGCGCGCACCTCTGCTATCAGCTTCCCCGGACGGGCATCTGTCAAAACCATATCGAATCATTCCCATAATTCGCATCAGCGCCGCACGGATTGCCCGAGGCGACAGGACGAGCCCCTCTCGGGCTTCACAGAGCGTTCTCCCCTCTGGCCTGCATGCGGACAAGCATGTAGGGACGGCTCGGAAGCTCCAGCCGGAATGCCCCGGACATATCCTCGTGCGCGCGCTCCACTGTCATGTTCCAGGTATCGATCACATCGATTGCGTAGCGCGACCCCTCCGGGAGGACAAAATCGCGGTATGCGGGGCGAGAGAGACCGAAGTATATGAGGATGCAATCCGTTCCGGATCCCTGTTTGTCGGCCATGCACGTCACATCCCATGTGAACGTGCCGGCCAGCGTGAAGACCTCCCCGGCTACGTGGTCCATATCCTGCGGCAATGATTCCATGAACTCGCGACAGAACGCGATGCGCGCAGGAGATTCGCCATGAAGTCTGCCTCCATGCGCCCACCAGATCTGCGGGCCGCGATCCACGAACGTCTCCCCGTGCGTGAGGTAGCCGCCTCTGAGCACGCCCTCCCAGAACCGGCGGACCATCTCCTCGCCGCTGATGTTGCCCCAACCCCAGCTGATATTTCCCTCGTAGGCGCATTCATCGACAACGACCGGCTTGCCATAGGCGCGGCGCAGCTCGCTCACGCACTCCGCGGTGCGACGCACATCGATACGCTGCCAGCTGACATGTGTGATCCAAGGATGCGTGTGGTCGAACACCGTCCGGCAGTTGTGGATCGAGCGCAGGTGACCCCAGGGATCGTTCGCCATGATAACTCGTGCGTATCTGTCCCAGTCCTCCACGGTCTTGTGCGGCATGAGATCGAACTCGTTGGCGAGGCTCCACCAGATGTTCTTGAACGCCGCGTAGCGTCGAGCGACATAGCTCAGGTAGAAGATATCCTCTTCTGTCGACATGCTGGAAAAGCCCCATTCGGGTTTGTCGTAAGGATGCAGCAGGATGATATCCGCTTGGATTCCCATCTCATCGAGCTGCGACAACCGCCGATCGAGGTTTTCCCAGAACGGCTCGTTGAATCGCGCGCGATCGAAGCCATCTGTCGGATCGCCCGGAAAGGGGAAGAGCTCCGGATCCTCATGATTGTAATCATAGAACTTTGGAAAGATGCACATGCGCAGCTTGTTAAAAGGTGCATGGGCAAGCGTTCGCAGCGTCTGCTCCTGGACCGCCGCAGGCTGATTGATCCACGCATAGCATGTGGTACCGAACGGCAGAAAGCGCGTGCCGTCTTCGAAGGAGAAGGTGAAATCGAGCGACGAGTCAAAGAGGGCGGATGTGTGCATGACGTCTTTCGATCGCAGCACCCGACCGTGATTGGAGGCCTGAGCGGGCTCCACGAACAGCTCACCGCGCGCGCCGTCCAGCAGCGCATCGGAGCTTGTCGTCTCGAAGCTCCATGATCCCTCAAGAGTCGGCATGAATCGGATGCCATAGCGTCCATCCCCGCGGTAGAAACCTTGAACGACGACGCTGTCTGCTCCCCTCTCACTCGTGAATCTCGCAGACAGCTCGACGTCGCGATAGGGGTTGCCCTTGTCTGTTCCCTCCAAGACCACTTCGAAGATGCGGTACTGCTCGATGGTTTGCATGAGCTCCTCCTTTGAAGCTTG
It encodes the following:
- a CDS encoding ROK family protein, producing the protein MGAVAMKRYLGIDIGGTSIKWCVLDDDFAIADRGSVPTDFESPTDLIAALATIGRPYQDDIAGVGVSAPGGFYENDLDGIVHRGGALAYMDGFPLGRALREQLGVPVCVSNDGKCCALGEYKRGALRATRVGAVLTVGTGIGGGIVIGGHVVRGAHGFAGEFSFMSNNTEDCVAVEHVFGFTGGWLALRAAILEEKGIAGSAGVDGRKLFEWIDAGDEAARRGLERYARMFDSNLLNLQAVLDPEVFAIGGGISANPALVEALNQQLPTVLAHYTGFIRDIPHPVIRRAELGNDANLYGAVQELRDILHE
- a CDS encoding DUF5605 domain-containing protein, translating into MQTIEQYRIFEVVLEGTDKGNPYRDVELSARFTSERGADSVVVQGFYRGDGRYGIRFMPTLEGSWSFETTSSDALLDGARGELFVEPAQASNHGRVLRSKDVMHTSALFDSSLDFTFSFEDGTRFLPFGTTCYAWINQPAAVQEQTLRTLAHAPFNKLRMCIFPKFYDYNHEDPELFPFPGDPTDGFDRARFNEPFWENLDRRLSQLDEMGIQADIILLHPYDKPEWGFSSMSTEEDIFYLSYVARRYAAFKNIWWSLANEFDLMPHKTVEDWDRYARVIMANDPWGHLRSIHNCRTVFDHTHPWITHVSWQRIDVRRTAECVSELRRAYGKPVVVDECAYEGNISWGWGNISGEEMVRRFWEGVLRGGYLTHGETFVDRGPQIWWAHGGRLHGESPARIAFCREFMESLPQDMDHVAGEVFTLAGTFTWDVTCMADKQGSGTDCILIYFGLSRPAYRDFVLPEGSRYAIDVIDTWNMTVERAHEDMSGAFRLELPSRPYMLVRMQARGENAL